actttgtggtccaactcatcccaaaccatctcaattgggttgaggttgggtgattgtggaggccgggtcatctgatgcagcacaccattactgtccttggtcaaatagcccttatataacctggaggtgtgttttgggtattgtcctgttgaaaaacaaatgatagtcccactatttgaccaaggagagttgaagtgctgtatcagatgacctggcctacagaGTACCAGTTATATAAAAATCCTGTGATTGTGCATCGTCAGTGCAAGATTGTATCAATGCAGATAGCTCATTAAAAATGGATACCTGGACTATTTAGTGGTCTTATTGCTTGAGGTAGAATCTGTCTCGGAGCTTGTTGGTCCGAGAGACGACTCTCCGGTACCGTTTGCTGGACGATAGCAGAGTCAACAGTCTATggtttgggtggctggagtctttggcaatttttcgttccttcttctgacaccgcctgatatagaggtcctcgGTGCCAGGGAACTCGGCCCCTGTGATGTGCAGAGGGTGGGCCGGACATCCCAGTTGTTCTTCTCGGGGGTGCAGTtgtaactttttgaggatccaaGGGCcagtgccaaatcttttcagcctcctgagtgggAAGAGGTGCTGTCGTGACCTATACATGACCGTGtgtggatgggggggtgctctcccctctttctcctgtagtccacgatcagctctttggTCTTACTGATGTTGAGATGCTTGTTGTCCTGCCACCACAGgagtctttgacctcctccctgtaggctgactcattGCTGTCTGTGATCAGGTCTCACTctcgtgttgtcagcaaacttgatggtgttggagtcgtgtgtggccacacagttgtggattaaaagggagtacaggagaggactaagcacacacctctGAGATGCCCCCTTGTCTAAGGTCAGTGTGGTGGAGTTTtagttgcctaccctcaccacctgggtacggcccgtcaggaagtccaggatccagatgcaTCTCTCTGATAGGAGACTCTCTTGAACGAACCTCCTACATCTTATTCTCGAGTGACTGGACATTTCACAATAGAATGGAGGGGAGTGCCGGTCGATTTTTCTCTTCGTCTCAGTCTCGCCAAGATACCGGCCTGTTTGTCATGTCTACGCCTGCTGTGTTTTAGTAGCCCATTTAAACAAAGGAATAGTGTCCTGTATGAACAAGGGAACAGCTGAGTTTAAGTTAAAGACATAAGAAAAGACGGACAATGAATGAAGAAATAAGTGATCCTATTTtgattgtttttatttgttttgtatttcagcaCAAACCCGAAGGTCCCCAAAAGTTGGATCCCCATCCCATGACGAATTTCAAGGTAATTGACTAGAATCCTATTACCAAGTGTATTCTACTGTGTCTTTCAAAGTAAATAACAAATCTGAATGCATGTAAATTAAAAATGATGAAGGCTATTGAGTATCTATTCCGCTTACTCAATTTAAGGGCAGCATTTCCCACATGTCCACATGTGAACATTGGCAGTTTATTTGTAATGTTCTCTTCACATCTCCATGAAAAGCACCCATAACTGAATATAAATATCTTTTTTCGGCAGATTGACAGCGGAGAATTGCAGGTAACAATACCCAGCCATCTCTAATAATACTCCTCCAATCCTGACCTCATTGTTAATTGAATATGCAATGGAAACAATGAATGTAATTGAATAAAGACCCAAGGAGACAGCAGAACAGATCTTACTCATTATCCCCACAGAACTCCACTCCACAATACAGTGACCCCGAAGATTTCTCTGTGAATGTCGATATAGATGATGACGATGAAGAGTTTGATGGTGATGATGCTGACTATGAGGTAAGCTCTGCTTCAAAAAATAAGTCCTACCCCACTTCTATCTAGGAGTTCCCTCTGCTGGccaattacccccccccccccccccccaatataaaAACCATGCTCTCCCTAGGGAGGTCTCTATCTGAAGTTGGTCACAGTTTGGGCTAACAAGCTCCTTTATCTGTCCACTGAATATCTAGACAGTGACATGTATtagttcaaatatatatatttttcttaatatcagtatttttttctcattctgtctttcaGGCTTGGATAAGGAAACGTAAGCGACGCTCCTGTGGGAAGTGTGAAGCTTGTAATAGTAGGATGGACTGTGGGACTTGTGATTTCTGCATAGACAAACCCAAGTTTGGAGGCAGCAATAAGAAGAGACAGAAGTGCCGTCTGCGGCAGTGCCAGAAACAGGCCATGGTAAGGGTTGATTACTCACATATGATGACTTGTCAATCATATCAGCATTTGAGGGTGACACAATTTTTGGCAAACCCTTTTGAATTAGTCCTTGTAATTAAGCAATGGCCATACTCATTGTTATGCCATGAATGGACTCCTAACAATGTTTTCAATGGTGCTcttatgtgtatgtatgtgtttgacAGAGACACTTGTTGCCCTTTCAGTTGGGTCAGACTGATTTTGGGTCCGAAGAGGGTTGGGTGCAGCTTGGCAGGCCTAGACCTCACTTTACATACAGTCGCAAGACCATCCCAAAGAAAAGTAAAACACCGCAGCGGGAAGTGGACCTGGATTTCACTGATGATATAGACGAGCCTCTGCAGGAAGATGATGATCACTCCATGGAAACGGTGAGTTCTGCTATGTGGAGATAGCCTTTCCCTATTTTTTTgtgttaaaaaaatgttttattgttgtcCCATGTCATCGTCACATTATTGTAATTGTCTTGAGTACAGGATTCCATGCAAATActgatatacactacatgaccaaaagtatgtggacacctgctcgtcgaacatttcattccaaaatcatgggcattaatatggagttggtcccctccctTTACtgctcttctgggaagactttccacgagaacatgttggaacattgctgcagggacttaattccattcagccacaaacccattagtgaggtcgggcactgatgttgggcgattaggtctggctcgcaatcggcattccaattcatcctgaaggtgttcgatggagttgagttCAGGGCCCTGTgcgggccagtcaagttcttccacaccgatctcgacagtccatttctgtatggacctcactttgtgcacaggggcattgtcatgctgaaacaggaaagggccttccccaaactcttgccacaaagttggaagcacagaattgtctaaaatgtcattgtatactgtgtggttaagatttcccttcattggaactaaggagcctagcccgtaccatgaaaaacaaccccagaccattattcctccaccaaactttacagttggcactatgcattggggcaggtagcattctcctggcatccgccaaactcagattcttctgtcggactgccagattgtgaagcgtgattcatcactccagaaaacgcgtttccactgctccagagtccaatggcggtgagcttggcattgtgcatggtgatcttaggcttgtgtgcgtgcggctgtgtgtggctgctcggccatggaaacccatttcgttAAGCTCCTGATtttaacagttcttgtgctgacgttgcttccagagggagtttggaactctgtagagtgttgcagccgaggacagacaatttttatgccATACGTGCTTcacggtcccattctgtgagcttgtgtggcctaccacttcgcggatgagccgttgttgctcctagacgtttccatttcacattaacagcacttacagttgactggagcagctctagcagggcagaaattttacgaactgacttgttggaaaggtggcatcctataacggtgccaCTTTGActgtcactaagctcttcagtaagccattctactgacaatgtttgtctatggagatgcatggctgtgtggtcaattttttatttatttttacgcctgtcagcaacaggtgtggataaattagctgaatccactaatttggaAGTGTGTCCACATAGTTTGTGTATATTTATATAGTGTACATTAAACTGAATTATACCAACGTTTTTAAAATCATGTGCTCCCACTTTCTTCTCACTGTCTTATGTCTGTTATTGTCGTAGGCACATTGGCGCCCTATGCTTCCCAGCAGTAGCATACCCCAGGATGAGAACTTCAGAAACCAGCTACCGACAGTCCAGGTTAGTATCAAATTGGAGTTAAGCTTTTGTTTAGGTTTACTTTTATGGCATTCACCTTATGGTGAAAAATGATTTTTTACTTAGTATTCCAATACACAATCATTTCAACAGATTTCTCATATTTTACAGGTGCATAAAGAGACTATGGAAATTGTCAAAAAGAATGCGCTTATGGAGCGTGTCCCACATATCCTCAACCATTTAAGTTCTCCAGCAGTGAGTCACCCTTCTTTTTACCTTATTGCATGCTTAAGATAATTTCAATGTTTTACACTGCAGTATAATAAAATCACAATCCAGGAGAGGTAAGCTCTAGTAATTGTTTGACCTATGGCTAGTGTGCTCTTCAGTGTTTCACTTTTAACATTTTATACTGGAGTATGGTGTATTTCTCTTTCTTATTGCCCAGTATTGCACACTGTTCAAACCGGCGGATCCCCCAGTGCAATATGGTGAAACCCCAGATGAGAATACGTCCTTGGCAACCCCGGATGGACAGAGTGGAATGAATGGAGGAAGGCTAAGTGTGGAGAAGCATGTAGAAACGCCATCTGGAGAGCCTGAAGTAGAGGTCACACCTATGGTAAGTGACCACTTCCTGCTTTGGTGCATAGGCACACTTTACAGCATTGTAACCAATATTTAAGGCTAATAATGACCTTTTCGTTTGACTACAGGAAGTTCTGTGTTAGAGTTATTATGCTTGGATTTAAAATGTTAAGATATTCTATTAGAAATACATGTGCAAGTAAATCTCCAACTGGAGTAAGAGTGGAGTGGAATTGATTCCAACTGCATTCTGTTACTCCTATTATGTTCTCTGTAGATCACTCAGATCTTCAGTTTGGCTGACAGTGCAGGAACAAGTGGGATCGACCAGGACCATGAGCTGCTAAAGCTACTGGAGTCCCTGCGCAGCTCTGCACTCCCCACACTCTGGTTTGCCATAATGGTGGAGGGCCCGATTCTACAGCTACTGCAGTGCTCCAAGCTCTCCCACATGGTGGACACAACTGTCCAGATTGACCAAGGCTTCTGCTATCAGATCTGTGTACAGGGCCAACAGCTGCTCCTCACCCACCCGCTGTATGAAGCTCACCCATCTGGCCTGACCTCTGTGCCCCAGGTAGTGAACCTGCTGCTAGATCTGGAGAAGTACAACGTGTGCCAGGGGGTCCCGACCAAGGAGCAGCCATTCAGCCAGGCTCCAATCATCATTGAGCGGGCATCGACCTGTGACTTTCTGGTACTTAAAGAAACAGAGCACTGTCCGAAGTGTAAGGCCTTATCCTGTAGCTATTAAGTACATTTGATGCCGCAGGGTCACTTAGCAGGAGAAAACTAACAAATGGCCACtacacacagcatcacacctcTGCCCTCACAAAACATCTCAAGTCTTTGCTGGGGATGGACAACCAGGACTGGTTTACACACTTACCACTGGACTTTGCAATTAAATGTAAGAAAATTTGAAACGGGATGTTTTATTGCCCTTTTCGTAAGTATATCTTACAAATAAATGTACAAATCATTATGGTTTTAAAGCCTGctttttttcaatagcttttcaGGTTGATTGAGGCACTACTAGTACAGAATACAGATATAGCTTTCAGCCGCTCTCTGACACCCAATGTGAGCCGTGTGTCCTGTTTATTTTTCTCTTGTTTAGTTCTCAATGTGGTAGGTCACAGTGCATCCACATTTCCTCATGTAGATATATAATAAGTGGTTTATCTTGGTAACGTAAGCAACCTTCAGACAAGTTATTGATCATAAGCACATGAACATTTTTAGATTAGTTCATTGATTTATAAATTAATCAATATGTGAAACCAATGTCCCACATGAAGACCTAAATGGATGGGATTATTACATTCTGTCAACCGTTGGCTGATCCAATCCAATGTTGTTTTGAGAGCAGGGGTTCCAGAAACTCTTCTAGAGGGTGAGACAGTGATAATCCTTATAAGCGTCATCTTCCCATTGCCACTGTTAATCATCATCTGAAGAGAACCACAGCCAAACGGCTTGCTTGATTTGAATTACACCGTCGGTAGCATGTTATATCTTTCACTGCTCATGGAGATTCTGTTAAGTATCTACAGTGATGTTGCTCTATTCAGACACATCTGAAAAATACAGATGTGCTCAAATTGAAGCATTAGTACTTAGTTCTCTGCAAAACTGTTttctaaaacatttattttacattaAATTTATCTGCATTTGAAAAAAGTGAACACTGAAATTATTCTGTCATGACCTGTGAATTCTATTCCTATGGCTCTGGTCCTTCTTTTTACAGTCTATGCTCTGGTCAGTGTGTTGTTCTTTCTACTTTAGACCGTTATTCCATATAGTTTCTTTATAAGGTTTGGTATCATGGAGAAATATGCGTTTGTAAAATGAGCAAATTCTGCTGATTTTTTAATAAAGCCTATTTTTCCAAATGTAAGTGGTGGTTTACGATGTAAATATGGGAAGTATTTTATCAAAACAAATGGCTCTGATTCATTAAATTAATTTATATTGTATAAAAGGcaagcacattttttttttcaaaaaatacaaaataaaaatgaggGTACAACAGGAGGCAGTGAATGACCATACTGAAAGAAAACCTACCTCGGTCTTCTAGCTATTTGGTTATTTTATAAGGCTGAAGCGCGTTACTAATTTACATATTAGGTGTGACCATGGCAAACAGTAATGCAGGACGACACGAGCGCCTTGGACATGTATTCTTGCAAAACGAAATGTATTCATTTAATTCTAAAACATGAGTTAAATTGTAATTATGTGTGACATGAAGCATGCTATTAAAAACATTCTATATCTTATCCAAGTAGGGACAACCTTTCCCGTGAAGACAGTTTCACGTTTGTTTGAGATGCGCAGCGCAAGGCATCGACGCAAGGGAGGATGGGGGTTGTATACGCGGGAGAAAAGGGCAGTTGATGAATTTCAATTGGAATATGGAGCCACATTGGATACGCAGAAGAACAATATCTGGAAACTATAGCGAATGGGCCATTGCTAGGCTACATTGCAACATTTTAGTCAAAGAACATAATCGCGAGGCTTTGATCGGGCTGTCTCCCGTGGCTTTACAACATTGAACAGCACCATGGAGACCTCCGCACACATCAGTCATATTCTCAAGGATGGGATTCTATAGGCTCTATGAACTCTTCGTTATAACATTATAGGGACGTGTACATCACGGAAACTATATTGTAGCCACAATCCATGAGTATATGGCACGTCTTCGTTAATTTGCGATTTCAAATCTTCATCAATGGTTTCCTTTTCAGGCAAGTAACCTTCTGCAATATAATTTTGTAGGATTACTTTACAGCCAAAAGGTGCATTCAAAGTCTGTCCTGGCGCAATTAAGAAATAGCGTAGGCTATTGCTGTTTTAGCCTATTTAACCGGGTTTAATTGAATGGTGGTGATGGCCATGTCTCTCGCTGTTAGAATTAAAAAATGTAATcagtaatatatattttttttaattatactATTTGTCAACCTCACTACTGACAGGGTAATGTATTTGTTGCCTTCCCACTGCGTTCTAATCCTGTCTCACATGAAAAACCAAAACATCTGCCTATTTGGGGTTGTGATTACTACTGGTTGTAGCATACCATACATTTTGACATTTCATCATGACACTGATGAATTCCCATATCGTGTTGGACACTAAATTGCCAGGAGATTTCAAGATTTTATTCTGAATACTGCAAGATTGTATGTTTGTAGGATTTTCTGACATATTTGTATAATCTCCCCGAGCTGTTGCTGCATACATGCATAGGAGGATGATATGGAACATATACATATATGTTCCATACAGtatgtatacatacagtacacagggCCCATCAATAGTTAATGCAGTTACAACGTAGAATTTTTACTGCTTGTTTTCCAAAGCAATTATTTTGTAATCTGTCCCTTTTAGTGTCTAAAACTGTCCTACAGATTGAACTTTTAAGATGGTTACTTTGTTTATCATTTCAGCTTTAACAGTGGAGTTATTAGAGATGAGCTCTGTAAGGTGTGCATGTTCCCACACACATTTAACCAGTGCTGGTATTAACACTATTATGAACACATTCTTGAACAAGGATATCTAGAGCTGCCAGGATCTGAGGGACTTGTTCAAATCTGCCCTGGACAGTGCCTCAGGGTAATTCACTGCTGTTGCTTTGGTCTGTTTGAGAAACACTGCTGTTCTCAGAAAGGGATTTTCTACGTTGTTGccaatgcagtgttacatttttgGTACTGATCACTTTAGAAGTGATCTTTTTTGCATGGTCTTTGAGTTCATTATGCATGACAATTAGAGGATGTTACAGAACGTAAAGTAAACCATTGTAAGGAAATCAGTGGATGGCAGACAGTAAACCTTTTGAGTGCTTGTTTATAGGGGTATGGTTTGTGCACACTATTTTCTTGAAGCCCAAGTTAACTAGAGCCAGTCATTAATTTGATCAACTAGCTTGATGTTCGATGAAAGTACTTATAAGCTGCCGGGCATAAGGATCTACTCAAGGATCTCCTTGGGTCACAGCCAAACTGACCCAGTCTCAGTTGGAtaggtgaaagtgcacagtggtATACCTTGTATCATACACATTGTGATGTGTCAATATTTTTTTTGAACCAATATCAAGCGCTAGCGATTACGAGGACATTTTTCACTTCAAGGACctctttgtattattttttaactGTGCGTTGTtgaagggctcgtaagcaagcatttcactgtaaagtctatacctgatgtatttggtgcatgtgacaacatttgatttgaaatacataGAGATCCCTTCATGTATTATGGATCATGGGAAAACAGTATATTAATTATCTCCCTGGACATGGGAACATGGTCCATACTCTTCTACTTTGAACCTACCAGATATCTAGTAGGGGGAGGAATCACTGGATTGCTTTCTCCTATACAGTTGTTTCAGATCGAGATAGGGGAGCGAGCCATCAAGGGCAGAGGGAAGGgtttcaaaatgggaacactggGCTTGCCATAGGATTAGCCCCCATGTGCTAAACTGCCCTGGGCTGTGCTGATAAGCATGTTAAGATCAGTAGTTCAGGGAGGTACAAAGAGTGAGAAGAGATCATATTGGAACGTCACCTGACCCTCCAACCCTCCATAAACCGTCCACAGGGTCCAgttggtggctggctggctgttcaGGTTTAGCTTGTTGAATGAGGCAGACAGACCGTGATACATCCTGAGGACTGTATTTCCTAACAAAATGGCTTCCCTCCTTCTGCCGACTAAAAACACGACTTTTAGTGCACCAATTTGCTCTTTTTGACTTCATGTCTTTTGTGATCTTCATTCTTTAGATTAGGAAATAATTATATTGTAGTGATACAGGGAGAACAGCTAGAGCCAGAACAAGCAT
This is a stretch of genomic DNA from Oncorhynchus clarkii lewisi isolate Uvic-CL-2024 chromosome 17, UVic_Ocla_1.0, whole genome shotgun sequence. It encodes these proteins:
- the LOC139371269 gene encoding methyl-CpG-binding domain protein 1b isoform X1; translation: MEVDGEVLKPTNDALLEREERIEVGDNGMERTSEVLSPLEVLAPSDSLDIQDHATSGPVMTDHGHTEKIPGGVALEPPIDWFEPLEDDNYEDDTQGLDMGLAMGERHMNSRGDAEEESVAGSERSGSVAGSERNVKNNNNLFSVYRRKKRVKTEEGWEDWPALGEGWKRKAVVRRSGSSVGQSDVYYMSPSNERVRSRVELSKVLADTLDMTMFDYKAGVFRGAGQPKTLRLRKNIQKDHSTSVDCGFSSESSSMGTPSRDPHLQHITPPRPNTSLTQISSASVAHDVEGMKHSATKLPWSPVSALSVSINGKAGSEPSFCVCTICDNSYTGFEYERQMKNPCCPKCRGKNPVYQRFRKWIPCGNCKACLTTEDCGSCANCKKALNPDSRKPVSCRKRKCLCPIRKKLCEVAGQERELEHAVVHVDPEYPKYAQRVTCLHKPEGPQKLDPHPMTNFKIDSGELQNSTPQYSDPEDFSVNVDIDDDDEEFDGDDADYEAWIRKRKRRSCGKCEACNSRMDCGTCDFCIDKPKFGGSNKKRQKCRLRQCQKQAMRHLLPFQLGQTDFGSEEGWVQLGRPRPHFTYSRKTIPKKSKTPQREVDLDFTDDIDEPLQEDDDHSMETAHWRPMLPSSSIPQDENFRNQLPTVQVHKETMEIVKKNALMERVPHILNHLSSPAYCTLFKPADPPVQYGETPDENTSLATPDGQSGMNGGRLSVEKHVETPSGEPEVEVTPMITQIFSLADSAGTSGIDQDHELLKLLESLRSSALPTLWFAIMVEGPILQLLQCSKLSHMVDTTVQIDQGFCYQICVQGQQLLLTHPLYEAHPSGLTSVPQVVNLLLDLEKYNVCQGVPTKEQPFSQAPIIIERASTCDFLVLKETEHCPKCKALSCSY
- the LOC139371269 gene encoding methyl-CpG-binding domain protein 1b isoform X6 produces the protein MEVDGEVLKPTNDALLEREERIEVGDNGMERTSEVLSPLEVLAPSDSLDIQDHATSGPVMTDHGHTEKIPGGVALEPPIDWFEPLEDDNYEDDTQGLDMGLAMGERHMNSRGDAEEESVAGSERSGSVAGSERNVKNNNNLRKKRVKTEEGWEDWPALGEGWKRKAVVRRSGSSVGQSDVYYMSPSNERVRSRVELSKVLADTLDMTMFDYKAGVFRGAGQPKTLRLRKNIQKDHSTSVDCGFSSESSSMGTPSRDPHLQHITPPRPNTSLTQISSASVAHDVEGMKHSATKLPWSPVSALSVSINGKAGSEPSFCVCTICDNSYTGFEYERQMKNPCCPKCRGKNPVYQRFRKWIPCGNCKACLTTEDCGSCANCKKALNPDSRKPVSCRKRKCLCPIRKKLCEVAGQERELEHAVVHVDPEYPKYAQRVTCLHKPEGPQKLDPHPMTNFKIDSGELQNSTPQYSDPEDFSVNVDIDDDDEEFDGDDADYEAWIRKRKRRSCGKCEACNSRMDCGTCDFCIDKPKFGGSNKKRQKCRLRQCQKQAMLGQTDFGSEEGWVQLGRPRPHFTYSRKTIPKKSKTPQREVDLDFTDDIDEPLQEDDDHSMETAHWRPMLPSSSIPQDENFRNQLPTVQVHKETMEIVKKNALMERVPHILNHLSSPAYCTLFKPADPPVQYGETPDENTSLATPDGQSGMNGGRLSVEKHVETPSGEPEVEVTPMITQIFSLADSAGTSGIDQDHELLKLLESLRSSALPTLWFAIMVEGPILQLLQCSKLSHMVDTTVQIDQGFCYQICVQGQQLLLTHPLYEAHPSGLTSVPQVVNLLLDLEKYNVCQGVPTKEQPFSQAPIIIERASTCDFLVLKETEHCPKCKALSCSY
- the LOC139371269 gene encoding methyl-CpG-binding domain protein 1b isoform X7 yields the protein MEVDGEVLKPTNDALLEREERIEVGDNGMERTSEVLSPLEVLAPSDSLDIQDHATSGPVMTDHGHTEKIPGGVALEPPIDWFEPLEDDNYEDDTQGLDMGLAMGERHMNSRGDAEEESVAGSERSGSVAGSERNVKNNNNLRKKRVKTEEGWEDWPALGEGWKRKAVVRRSGSSVGQSDVYYMSPSNERVRSRVELSKVLADTLDMTMFDYKAGVFRGAGQPKTLRLRKNIQKDHSTSVDCGFSSESSSMGTPSRDPHLQHITPPRPNTSLTQISSASVAHDVEGMKHSATKLPWSPVSALSVSINGKAGSEPSFCVCTICDNSYTGFEYERQMKNPCCPKCRGKNPVYQRFRKWIPCGNCKACLTTEDCGSCANCKKALNPDSRKPVSCRKRKCLCPIRKLCEVAGQERELEHAVVHVDPEYPKYAQRVTCLHKPEGPQKLDPHPMTNFKIDSGELQNSTPQYSDPEDFSVNVDIDDDDEEFDGDDADYEAWIRKRKRRSCGKCEACNSRMDCGTCDFCIDKPKFGGSNKKRQKCRLRQCQKQAMLGQTDFGSEEGWVQLGRPRPHFTYSRKTIPKKSKTPQREVDLDFTDDIDEPLQEDDDHSMETAHWRPMLPSSSIPQDENFRNQLPTVQVHKETMEIVKKNALMERVPHILNHLSSPAYCTLFKPADPPVQYGETPDENTSLATPDGQSGMNGGRLSVEKHVETPSGEPEVEVTPMITQIFSLADSAGTSGIDQDHELLKLLESLRSSALPTLWFAIMVEGPILQLLQCSKLSHMVDTTVQIDQGFCYQICVQGQQLLLTHPLYEAHPSGLTSVPQVVNLLLDLEKYNVCQGVPTKEQPFSQAPIIIERASTCDFLVLKETEHCPKCKALSCSY
- the LOC139371269 gene encoding methyl-CpG-binding domain protein 1b isoform X4, whose amino-acid sequence is MEVDGEVLKPTNDALLEREERIEVGDNGMERTSEVLSPLEVLAPSDSLDIQDHATSGPVMTDHGHTEKIPGGVALEPPIDWFEPLEDDNYEDDTQGLDMGLAMGERHMNSRGDAEEESVAGSERSGSVAGSERNVKNNNNLFSVYRRKKRVKTEEGWEDWPALGEGWKRKAVVRRSGSSVGQSDVYYMSPSNERVRSRVELSKVLADTLDMTMFDYKAGVFRGAGQPKTLRLRKNIQKDHSTSVDCGFSSESSSMGTPSRDPHLQHITPPRPNTSLTQISSASVAHDVEGMKHSATKLPWSPVSALSVSINGKAGSEPSFCVCTICDNSYTGFEYERQMKNPCCPKCRGKNPVYQRFRKWIPCGNCKACLTTEDCGSCANCKKALNPDSRKPVSCRKRKCLCPIRKKLCEVAGQERELEHAVVHVDPEYPKYAQRVTCLHKPEGPQKLDPHPMTNFKIDSGELQNSTPQYSDPEDFSVNVDIDDDDEEFDGDDADYEAWIRKRKRRSCGKCEACNSRMDCGTCDFCIDKPKFGGSNKKRQKCRLRQCQKQAMLGQTDFGSEEGWVQLGRPRPHFTYSRKTIPKKSKTPQREVDLDFTDDIDEPLQEDDDHSMETAHWRPMLPSSSIPQDENFRNQLPTVQVHKETMEIVKKNALMERVPHILNHLSSPAYCTLFKPADPPVQYGETPDENTSLATPDGQSGMNGGRLSVEKHVETPSGEPEVEVTPMITQIFSLADSAGTSGIDQDHELLKLLESLRSSALPTLWFAIMVEGPILQLLQCSKLSHMVDTTVQIDQGFCYQICVQGQQLLLTHPLYEAHPSGLTSVPQVVNLLLDLEKYNVCQGVPTKEQPFSQAPIIIERASTCDFLVLKETEHCPKCKALSCSY
- the LOC139371269 gene encoding methyl-CpG-binding domain protein 1b isoform X2; amino-acid sequence: MEVDGEVLKPTNDALLEREERIEVGDNGMERTSEVLSPLEVLAPSDSLDIQDHATSGPVMTDHGHTEKIPGGVALEPPIDWFEPLEDDNYEDDTQGLDMGLAMGERHMNSRGDAEEESVAGSERSGSVAGSERNVKNNNNLFSVYRRKKRVKTEEGWEDWPALGEGWKRKAVVRRSGSSVGQSDVYYMSPSNERVRSRVELSKVLADTLDMTMFDYKAGVFRGAGQPKTLRLRKNIQKDHSTSVDCGFSSESSSMGTPSRDPHLQHITPPRPNTSLTQISSASVAHDVEGMKHSATKLPWSPVSALSVSINGKAGSEPSFCVCTICDNSYTGFEYERQMKNPCCPKCRGKNPVYQRFRKWIPCGNCKACLTTEDCGSCANCKKALNPDSRKPVSCRKRKCLCPIRKLCEVAGQERELEHAVVHVDPEYPKYAQRVTCLHKPEGPQKLDPHPMTNFKIDSGELQNSTPQYSDPEDFSVNVDIDDDDEEFDGDDADYEAWIRKRKRRSCGKCEACNSRMDCGTCDFCIDKPKFGGSNKKRQKCRLRQCQKQAMRHLLPFQLGQTDFGSEEGWVQLGRPRPHFTYSRKTIPKKSKTPQREVDLDFTDDIDEPLQEDDDHSMETAHWRPMLPSSSIPQDENFRNQLPTVQVHKETMEIVKKNALMERVPHILNHLSSPAYCTLFKPADPPVQYGETPDENTSLATPDGQSGMNGGRLSVEKHVETPSGEPEVEVTPMITQIFSLADSAGTSGIDQDHELLKLLESLRSSALPTLWFAIMVEGPILQLLQCSKLSHMVDTTVQIDQGFCYQICVQGQQLLLTHPLYEAHPSGLTSVPQVVNLLLDLEKYNVCQGVPTKEQPFSQAPIIIERASTCDFLVLKETEHCPKCKALSCSY
- the LOC139371269 gene encoding methyl-CpG-binding domain protein 1b isoform X5; this encodes MEVDGEVLKPTNDALLEREERIEVGDNGMERTSEVLSPLEVLAPSDSLDIQDHATSGPVMTDHGHTEKIPGGVALEPPIDWFEPLEDDNYEDDTQGLDMGLAMGERHMNSRGDAEEESVAGSERSGSVAGSERNVKNNNNLFSVYRRKKRVKTEEGWEDWPALGEGWKRKAVVRRSGSSVGQSDVYYMSPSNERVRSRVELSKVLADTLDMTMFDYKAGVFRGAGQPKTLRLRKNIQKDHSTSVDCGFSSESSSMGTPSRDPHLQHITPPRPNTSLTQISSASVAHDVEGMKHSATKLPWSPVSALSVSINGKAGSEPSFCVCTICDNSYTGFEYERQMKNPCCPKCRGKNPVYQRFRKWIPCGNCKACLTTEDCGSCANCKKALNPDSRKPVSCRKRKCLCPIRKLCEVAGQERELEHAVVHVDPEYPKYAQRVTCLHKPEGPQKLDPHPMTNFKIDSGELQNSTPQYSDPEDFSVNVDIDDDDEEFDGDDADYEAWIRKRKRRSCGKCEACNSRMDCGTCDFCIDKPKFGGSNKKRQKCRLRQCQKQAMLGQTDFGSEEGWVQLGRPRPHFTYSRKTIPKKSKTPQREVDLDFTDDIDEPLQEDDDHSMETAHWRPMLPSSSIPQDENFRNQLPTVQVHKETMEIVKKNALMERVPHILNHLSSPAYCTLFKPADPPVQYGETPDENTSLATPDGQSGMNGGRLSVEKHVETPSGEPEVEVTPMITQIFSLADSAGTSGIDQDHELLKLLESLRSSALPTLWFAIMVEGPILQLLQCSKLSHMVDTTVQIDQGFCYQICVQGQQLLLTHPLYEAHPSGLTSVPQVVNLLLDLEKYNVCQGVPTKEQPFSQAPIIIERASTCDFLVLKETEHCPKCKALSCSY